One Rhizobium sp. NRK18 genomic window carries:
- a CDS encoding tripartite tricarboxylate transporter permease, protein MEIFDFITPLFLVLIVAGTFIGIIFGAIPGLTATMAVAVCLPLTYSLGLNNGLALLLGLYVGGISGGLVPAVLIGIPGTPSSITTTLDGYPMAQRGEGEKALRIGIISSVFGGLFSLLILYLFAPTLADFAIKFSYVEKFLIILFALTVMGALSSNMLMGIFSGFLGIFISLIGTYSIENGGNGEFRLIPPGLEYWLQDGFVLLPVLIGLFGVAAVFDEAERGVPEGQSMSDIKIGRDSTFSLSLFKGQIGNLIRSSGIGTFVGILPGVGGSAASILAYSNAKTFSRTPERFGKGEPAGIIASESGNNGLTGGALIPLLSLGIPGDSTTALLIGAFTLQGVQVGPLFIGNNPGTWDAMIVAMLIANIAMFAIMYLAIRYLALIVTVPKHILFPLILMMCTIGAYTTNYGVMFDVWTLLIFGLFGWLAMKIGIEIAPFIIGFILGPSAEVYFVKSLESFGDLTIFFTKSWIAVLLWVLIAASVWVSIILSRRNKANGDG, encoded by the coding sequence ATGGAAATCTTCGACTTCATCACCCCGCTCTTCCTGGTACTCATCGTCGCCGGGACCTTCATCGGGATCATCTTCGGCGCCATACCAGGCCTGACCGCCACCATGGCGGTTGCCGTCTGCCTGCCGCTGACCTATTCGCTCGGCCTCAACAACGGTCTCGCGCTGCTGCTCGGCCTTTATGTCGGCGGCATTTCTGGCGGACTGGTGCCGGCGGTGCTGATCGGTATCCCCGGCACCCCCTCATCGATCACCACGACGCTTGACGGCTATCCGATGGCGCAGAGGGGCGAAGGCGAGAAGGCGCTGCGGATCGGCATCATTTCGTCGGTGTTCGGCGGCCTGTTCAGCCTGCTCATCCTTTACCTCTTCGCCCCGACGCTCGCGGATTTCGCGATCAAGTTCTCCTATGTCGAGAAGTTTCTCATCATCCTTTTCGCGCTCACCGTCATGGGCGCGCTGAGTTCCAACATGCTGATGGGCATATTTTCCGGCTTTCTCGGCATCTTTATCAGTCTCATCGGCACCTATTCGATCGAAAACGGCGGCAACGGCGAGTTTCGCCTGATCCCGCCTGGTCTCGAATACTGGCTTCAGGACGGCTTCGTGCTGCTTCCCGTGCTGATCGGTCTCTTCGGGGTCGCCGCGGTCTTCGACGAGGCGGAACGCGGCGTGCCCGAAGGTCAGAGCATGAGCGACATCAAGATCGGCCGCGATTCGACCTTTTCGCTTTCGCTCTTCAAGGGTCAGATCGGGAACCTCATCCGCTCCTCCGGCATCGGCACCTTCGTCGGCATTCTGCCCGGCGTCGGCGGATCGGCCGCCTCCATCCTCGCCTATTCGAACGCCAAGACCTTTTCGCGCACGCCCGAGCGTTTCGGCAAGGGGGAACCGGCAGGCATCATCGCATCGGAATCCGGCAACAACGGCTTGACCGGCGGTGCGCTCATACCGCTGCTCTCGCTCGGCATCCCGGGAGACTCGACGACCGCCCTGCTGATTGGCGCCTTCACGCTTCAGGGTGTGCAGGTCGGGCCGCTCTTCATCGGCAACAATCCCGGCACGTGGGACGCTATGATCGTCGCGATGCTGATCGCCAACATCGCCATGTTCGCCATCATGTATCTGGCGATCCGCTATCTGGCGCTTATCGTCACCGTACCGAAGCACATCCTCTTCCCGCTGATCCTGATGATGTGCACCATCGGCGCCTACACGACCAATTACGGCGTCATGTTCGATGTCTGGACACTTCTTATCTTCGGCCTGTTCGGCTGGCTGGCCATGAAGATCGGCATCGAGATCGCCCCATTCATCATCGGCTTCATTCTCGGCCCATCCGCGGAAGTCTATTTCGTGAAAAGCCTGGAATCCTTCGGCGATTTGACGATCTTCTTCACCAAGAGCTGGATTGCGGTCCTGTTGTGGGTGTTGATCGCCGCGTCTGTCTGGGTTTCCATCATCCTGTCACGGAGAAACAAGGCAAACGGTGACGGCTGA
- a CDS encoding tripartite tricarboxylate transporter TctB family protein codes for MSSLTHVKINFATSHLIFPTVIGSILVILGLAIVIQRRQSLAGSAGYWREIISQMDKLRFFGVIALCFIYFWLLEPVGELIPNTGFGFLACSIPFVFLTSVLFMHQRTVRTLVPVVIMAIVAPVLSWWLFNDVFYLTLP; via the coding sequence ATGAGCAGCCTGACCCACGTTAAGATCAACTTCGCAACATCGCACCTCATCTTCCCGACGGTGATCGGATCCATTCTGGTCATCCTGGGATTGGCGATCGTCATTCAGCGGCGGCAGTCGCTGGCCGGATCCGCCGGCTACTGGCGCGAGATCATCTCGCAGATGGACAAGCTCCGCTTCTTCGGCGTGATCGCGCTCTGTTTCATCTATTTCTGGCTGCTCGAACCGGTCGGGGAACTCATTCCCAATACCGGTTTTGGCTTCCTCGCCTGTTCCATTCCGTTCGTCTTCCTGACGTCGGTGCTCTTCATGCACCAGCGCACGGTCAGAACACTCGTGCCGGTCGTCATCATGGCGATCGTTGCGCCCGTTCTCTCCTGGTGGCTCTTCAACGACGTCTTCTACCTGACGCTGCCCTGA
- a CDS encoding Bug family tripartite tricarboxylate transporter substrate binding protein, whose product MKLTRRMILAAGVAMALTQPISAWAADLPNNIRVVIGSTSTGGDTYQNSAIVADALSEKLGVNMKVDAVGFSEGFKALERDKRGTTIMIFHDQAFLGHLYGVRGYDDIFDKYKIGPTIAINPGNAYLVAKDSPYKTMDDIFKAAADGKKIRVAIQPGGVSEIGFSAMKNAASILSPGSEANLVAVNTGSQSDKNQAMFDDLADVINGSIQANEQFTQLPDSDQKAMRFVWITARPETIEQAPEQGMGGTTRDDLLKYTSPKTSVTEDGKKDFVFDKEFFFIYNKDMPQAEVDAIDTALKEIYADGKIEERQKQAFFIPDFRPSAEAAKAIEEKNAAYGKIIEKITGK is encoded by the coding sequence ATGAAACTTACCCGTAGAATGATTCTCGCCGCCGGCGTCGCGATGGCGCTGACCCAGCCAATCTCCGCTTGGGCGGCAGACCTGCCGAACAACATCCGCGTTGTCATCGGCTCGACCTCGACGGGCGGCGACACCTACCAGAACTCTGCCATCGTCGCCGATGCACTGTCGGAAAAGCTCGGCGTGAACATGAAGGTGGACGCCGTCGGCTTCAGCGAAGGCTTCAAGGCCCTCGAACGTGACAAGCGCGGCACCACGATCATGATCTTCCACGACCAGGCCTTCCTGGGCCACCTTTACGGCGTGCGCGGCTACGACGACATCTTCGACAAGTACAAGATCGGCCCGACCATCGCGATCAATCCCGGCAATGCCTACCTGGTAGCCAAGGATTCGCCCTACAAGACGATGGACGACATCTTCAAGGCAGCCGCAGACGGCAAGAAGATCCGTGTGGCGATCCAGCCGGGCGGCGTCTCGGAAATCGGGTTTTCAGCGATGAAGAATGCCGCGAGCATTCTTTCGCCCGGCTCGGAAGCCAATCTGGTTGCGGTCAACACCGGCAGCCAGTCCGACAAGAACCAGGCGATGTTCGACGATCTCGCGGACGTCATCAACGGCTCCATCCAGGCAAACGAGCAGTTCACCCAGCTCCCCGACAGCGACCAGAAGGCCATGCGCTTCGTGTGGATCACCGCTCGTCCGGAAACCATCGAGCAGGCGCCTGAACAGGGCATGGGCGGTACCACCCGCGACGATCTTCTGAAGTACACCAGCCCGAAGACCAGCGTGACCGAGGACGGCAAGAAGGACTTCGTGTTCGATAAGGAATTCTTCTTCATCTACAACAAGGACATGCCGCAGGCCGAAGTCGACGCCATCGACACGGCACTGAAGGAAATCTATGCCGACGGCAAGATCGAGGAACGCCAGAAGCAGGCCTTCTTCATTCCGGATTTCCGACCCTCTGCCGAAGCTGCGAAGGCCATCGAGGAAAAGAACGCCGCATACGGCAAGATCATCGAGAAAATCACCGGCAAATGA
- the araD gene encoding L-arabinonate dehydratase, whose protein sequence is MHDKKNPEKLRSARWFAPDDLRSFGHRSRMMQLGYSEDDFRGKPVIGVLNTWSELNSCHSHFKERVQDVKRGVLQAGGFPVEMPSLSVDESFTKPTSMLYRNMLAMETEEMIRSHPLDGVVLMGGCDKTTPGLVMGALSAGVPMIYLPAGPMLRGNYAGKYLGSGSDAWKFWDERRAGNISDAEWLGIQGGIARSAGTCMTMGTASTMTAITDAMGLTLPGASSIPAVDSGHQRMGADCGRRIVDMVWEELTPDKIVTEASCRNAAVVAMATGCSTNAVVHLIAMARRAGVQMTLDDLDALGRVTPLIANVRPSGKDYLMEDFFYAGGLRALMKQMEDRLDLSALTVTGKTMGENLEGAKVYNDDVIRPLSNPVYHEGSLAVLRGNLCPDGAVIKPAACDPKFHVHEGPALVFDSYPEMKKAIDDENLDVTPDHVLVLRNAGPLGGPGFPEWGMLPIPKALIKKGHRDMLRISDARMSGTSYGACVLHVAPESYIGGPLALLKTGDIVRLDLPNRRLDMLVSEEELAARKAAWKAPDPRFERGWGYMFSKHVTQADQGCDFDFLQSDFGRPVGEPDIY, encoded by the coding sequence ATGCACGACAAGAAAAATCCGGAAAAACTCCGTAGTGCGCGCTGGTTCGCGCCCGATGACCTGCGTTCGTTCGGTCATCGCTCACGCATGATGCAGCTCGGCTATTCCGAGGATGATTTTCGCGGCAAGCCGGTGATCGGCGTGCTGAACACCTGGTCGGAACTGAATTCCTGCCATTCGCACTTCAAGGAACGGGTGCAGGACGTCAAGCGTGGCGTGCTGCAGGCCGGTGGCTTCCCGGTCGAGATGCCGTCGCTGTCCGTCGACGAGAGCTTCACCAAGCCGACCTCCATGCTCTATCGCAACATGCTGGCGATGGAGACGGAGGAGATGATCCGTTCGCATCCGCTCGATGGCGTGGTGCTGATGGGCGGCTGCGACAAGACCACGCCCGGCCTCGTCATGGGGGCGCTTTCGGCCGGTGTGCCGATGATATACCTGCCGGCGGGGCCGATGCTGCGCGGCAATTATGCCGGCAAGTATCTCGGATCGGGGTCCGATGCCTGGAAGTTCTGGGACGAGCGCCGCGCCGGCAATATTTCCGATGCCGAATGGCTTGGCATTCAGGGCGGCATCGCCCGTTCGGCCGGCACCTGCATGACCATGGGCACCGCCTCGACGATGACGGCGATCACCGATGCGATGGGCCTGACATTGCCCGGCGCGTCGTCGATCCCGGCGGTCGATTCCGGCCACCAGCGCATGGGCGCCGATTGCGGCCGGCGGATCGTCGACATGGTCTGGGAAGAGCTGACCCCGGACAAGATCGTCACCGAAGCGTCCTGCCGTAACGCGGCCGTCGTTGCCATGGCGACCGGTTGTTCGACGAATGCGGTCGTCCACCTGATCGCGATGGCGCGTCGCGCCGGCGTGCAGATGACGCTTGACGATCTCGATGCGCTCGGCCGCGTGACGCCGCTGATCGCCAATGTCCGGCCGTCCGGCAAGGACTACCTGATGGAAGACTTCTTCTATGCCGGCGGCCTGCGGGCGCTGATGAAGCAGATGGAGGACCGTCTCGATCTTTCCGCGCTGACGGTGACCGGCAAGACCATGGGCGAAAATCTGGAAGGGGCGAAGGTCTACAATGACGACGTCATCCGGCCACTGTCGAACCCGGTCTATCACGAGGGTTCGCTCGCCGTGCTGCGCGGCAATCTCTGCCCAGACGGCGCCGTCATCAAGCCGGCCGCCTGCGATCCGAAATTCCACGTCCATGAAGGCCCGGCGCTGGTCTTCGACAGCTATCCGGAGATGAAGAAGGCGATCGACGACGAAAATCTCGATGTGACGCCGGATCATGTGCTGGTACTGCGCAATGCCGGCCCGCTCGGCGGTCCGGGCTTTCCGGAATGGGGCATGCTGCCGATCCCCAAGGCGCTGATCAAGAAGGGGCATCGCGACATGCTGCGGATTTCGGACGCCCGCATGTCCGGTACCTCCTATGGTGCGTGCGTGCTGCATGTGGCGCCGGAAAGCTATATCGGCGGACCGCTGGCGCTCCTGAAGACCGGCGACATCGTCCGTCTCGACCTGCCGAACCGCAGGCTGGACATGCTGGTCAGCGAGGAGGAGCTTGCGGCCCGCAAGGCGGCATGGAAAGCGCCGGATCCCCGCTTCGAACGCGGCTGGGGTTACATGTTCTCCAAGCACGTCACGCAGGCCGACCAGGGCTGCGATTTCGACTTTCTGCAATCCGATTTCGGCCGCCCTGTCGGCGAACCCGATATTTACTGA
- a CDS encoding dihydrodipicolinate synthase family protein, producing the protein MAHDLDTALKGISGILVTPYDENGDIAPARLKPIIDHVLGAGVHIPVVNGNTGEFYALTTDEACAMVTEVTGMVDGRAPVLAGVGRGIRDACRLAKTSADAGAAALMIHQPPDPFVSPRGTVDYIKAVSDASGGLPIMLYLRNDAIGTKAIADLCAVPGVKGVKWATPNPLKLAEAIAACDPSIVWVGGLAEVWAPAFYAVGTRGFTSGLINLWPERSMAIHAALEGGDYGKARELIAAMRAFEEVRAEELNGTNVTGVKAALKAIGKDCGATRPPSAWPLTAAQQGKMEGFLRANGLI; encoded by the coding sequence ATGGCCCACGATCTCGACACGGCCCTCAAGGGCATTTCCGGCATTCTGGTGACGCCTTATGACGAGAACGGCGACATTGCGCCGGCCCGACTGAAACCGATCATCGATCACGTTCTGGGCGCCGGGGTGCACATTCCGGTCGTCAACGGCAATACCGGCGAGTTCTACGCACTGACGACCGATGAAGCCTGCGCCATGGTGACGGAAGTGACCGGCATGGTCGACGGCCGCGCGCCGGTGCTGGCCGGCGTCGGCCGTGGCATTCGCGACGCCTGCCGGCTGGCGAAGACGTCCGCAGATGCAGGGGCGGCGGCGCTGATGATCCATCAGCCGCCGGACCCGTTCGTCTCGCCGCGAGGCACCGTCGACTACATCAAGGCGGTCAGCGACGCATCCGGTGGCCTGCCGATCATGCTCTATCTGCGCAACGACGCGATCGGCACCAAGGCGATCGCCGATCTTTGCGCCGTGCCGGGCGTCAAGGGCGTCAAGTGGGCGACACCCAATCCGCTGAAGCTCGCCGAGGCGATTGCCGCCTGCGATCCCTCCATCGTCTGGGTCGGCGGGCTTGCCGAAGTCTGGGCACCGGCATTTTATGCGGTCGGTACGCGTGGCTTCACCTCCGGACTCATCAATCTCTGGCCGGAGCGGTCAATGGCCATCCATGCGGCGCTGGAAGGCGGCGACTACGGCAAGGCGCGTGAACTGATTGCCGCCATGCGGGCTTTCGAGGAGGTCCGCGCCGAAGAGCTGAACGGCACCAACGTCACCGGCGTCAAGGCGGCGCTGAAGGCGATCGGCAAGGATTGCGGTGCGACGCGACCGCCGTCCGCCTGGCCGCTGACGGCGGCGCAACAGGGCAAGATGGAAGGTTTCCTGCGGGCCAACGGCCTGATCTGA
- a CDS encoding ribonuclease activity regulator RraA, whose protein sequence is MKSETKEKLMGVSVATLATALFKRGLRNQVIQGVHPVKMKGKNMVGPAFTLRYMPAREDRNQLTEFRNPQHPQRVAIETCPEGHVMVIDSRKDARAASAGDILVTRLMVRGGAGIVTDGGFRDAVTIGELDIPAYHTRPSSPTNLTLHEAIEINGPIGCGDAPVFPGDIIVGDDDCVIVIPAHIADEIADEAAEMTVYEDFVVDQVKAGETIIGLYPRTKDEHLATFEAWRKKNGR, encoded by the coding sequence ATGAAATCCGAGACCAAAGAAAAACTGATGGGCGTCTCCGTCGCCACGCTCGCGACGGCGCTCTTCAAGCGCGGCCTGCGCAACCAGGTGATCCAGGGCGTCCATCCGGTGAAGATGAAGGGCAAGAACATGGTCGGCCCGGCTTTCACGCTGCGCTACATGCCGGCCCGCGAAGATCGCAATCAGCTCACCGAGTTCCGCAATCCGCAGCATCCGCAGCGCGTCGCGATCGAGACCTGCCCGGAAGGTCATGTCATGGTCATCGACAGCCGCAAGGATGCGCGCGCGGCAAGCGCCGGCGACATCCTGGTAACGCGCCTGATGGTGCGCGGCGGGGCGGGGATCGTGACCGACGGCGGCTTCCGCGATGCGGTCACGATCGGCGAGCTCGATATTCCGGCCTATCACACGCGGCCCTCGAGCCCGACCAACCTCACCCTGCACGAAGCGATCGAGATCAACGGTCCGATCGGCTGCGGCGACGCGCCGGTGTTTCCGGGCGACATCATCGTCGGTGATGACGATTGCGTCATCGTCATCCCGGCGCACATCGCCGACGAGATCGCCGACGAGGCAGCGGAAATGACAGTCTACGAGGATTTCGTCGTCGACCAGGTGAAGGCCGGCGAGACCATCATCGGCCTCTATCCGCGCACCAAGGACGAGCACCTGGCGACGTTCGAAGCCTGGCGCAAGAAGAACGGGCGCTAA
- a CDS encoding enoyl-CoA hydratase/isomerase family protein has protein sequence MQSTSETRTSPEPAEELVLTEVAGAIGRIRLNRPKALNSLTLSMVRDIEAALDEFEADDGIAAVLITGEGERGLCAGGDIRAFYEGGKSGSDLPVTFWAEEYRMNARIHRLKKPYIALMDGIVMGGGVGVSVYGSHRIVTERTRFAMPETGIGFFPDIGGSWFLSRQRNELGTYAGLTGSQLAAADVITLGLADFYVQSERLPALIDALTTLAPGSTRADISALIRGFEAGLPRGKLEQDKTLIDQTFAFDVMEDIFAVLQRNESPFAIETLKVLKSKSPLSLKVTLKLLRLGRHTTLLEECLEREFAATAAVLKSDDFYEGIRAAVIDKDRNPRWKASSLAEVTAEEVDAFFPKAESRLFT, from the coding sequence ATGCAATCCACATCTGAGACGCGGACATCGCCGGAGCCGGCCGAAGAGCTCGTGCTGACGGAAGTCGCAGGCGCGATTGGCCGTATCCGGTTGAACCGCCCCAAGGCGCTGAACAGCCTGACGCTCTCGATGGTCCGCGACATCGAGGCGGCGCTGGATGAATTCGAGGCCGATGACGGAATTGCCGCCGTGCTGATCACCGGAGAAGGCGAACGCGGCCTTTGCGCCGGCGGCGACATCCGTGCCTTCTACGAGGGCGGCAAATCCGGTTCCGACCTGCCGGTGACCTTCTGGGCCGAGGAATACCGGATGAACGCCCGCATCCACCGGCTGAAGAAACCCTATATCGCGTTGATGGACGGCATCGTCATGGGCGGCGGTGTCGGGGTTTCGGTCTATGGCAGCCATCGCATCGTCACCGAGCGGACACGTTTTGCCATGCCGGAGACAGGCATCGGTTTCTTTCCCGATATCGGCGGATCATGGTTCCTGAGCCGCCAGCGCAACGAACTCGGCACCTATGCGGGCCTGACCGGCAGTCAGCTTGCCGCCGCCGACGTCATCACGCTCGGCCTTGCCGACTTCTATGTTCAAAGCGAACGACTTCCCGCACTCATTGATGCCCTGACGACACTTGCACCCGGCAGCACACGCGCCGACATCTCCGCCCTGATCCGCGGGTTCGAGGCTGGCCTGCCGCGTGGCAAGCTCGAACAGGACAAGACGCTGATCGACCAGACCTTCGCCTTCGATGTCATGGAAGACATCTTCGCCGTCCTGCAGCGCAACGAAAGCCCCTTCGCGATCGAGACGCTCAAGGTGCTGAAGTCGAAATCGCCGCTGAGCCTCAAGGTGACGCTGAAGCTCCTGCGGCTCGGTCGCCATACCACCCTTCTCGAGGAATGCCTTGAACGCGAGTTCGCCGCCACTGCAGCAGTGCTGAAGAGTGACGATTTCTACGAAGGCATCCGCGCGGCGGTAATCGACAAGGACCGAAACCCGCGCTGGAAGGCATCGAGCCTCGCGGAGGTGACGGCCGAAGAGGTGGACGCCTTCTTTCCGAAGGCGGAGAGCCGGCTCTTCACGTAG